The Montipora capricornis isolate CH-2021 chromosome 3, ASM3666992v2, whole genome shotgun sequence genome window below encodes:
- the LOC138042139 gene encoding uncharacterized protein isoform X1, translating to MSFYNEEVVDPSCSCKAGQGICNHKVALIYQAAHYSLLKIDAVPEVPSKTSMPQEWHKPRSAGIHPEAVDNLIVGKPELKSEGGPKCKKRAIDGVESNLYNPIQNYPNPEFIREFLARAKTDYKETQFATLFSEGELEYVECYYGTVPKGCVVSYQQPTIRENSKFLSIDQRDTLPVLPAKLLDPLCSHVLPRSQANVLDSLKVSLEQASNVERETKDQSQNPFWHELRKRRLTASKFKQICSRKSDYEGLVTQLKKKTVQTAAMKYGLEHESEAAQSYVNTRFVNVYRTGFVINPGCPFLGASPDFLVYDPTHNEVFGLLEIKCPQCESCRDAKYLKIVNPLKNSRAVCVMCKKLGKFARFCSGKRASKINHMRSKCTQDTEF from the coding sequence ATGTCGTTTTACAATGAGGAAGTGGTGGATCCTTCCTGCTCATGTAAGGCTGGGCAGGGAATATGTAACCATAAGGTGGCACTGATATACCAGGCAGCCCATTACAGCCTCCTTAAAATTGATGCTGTCCCAGAGGTACCATCCAAGACATCTATGCCACAGGAATGGCACAAGCCCCGTTCAGCTGGAATCCATCCTGAAGCTGTTGATAATCTTATTGTTGGAAAACCCGAATTAAAATCAGAGGGAGGTCCTAAATGTAAGAAGCGTGCCATAGATGGTGTAGAGAGTAATTTGTATAACCCTATACAAAACTACCCCAACCCAGAATTTATAAGGGAATTTCTAGCAAGGGCTAAAACTGACTACAAAGAAACACAGTTTGCTACATTGTTTAGCGAGGGTGAATTAGAGTATGTCGAGTGCTACTATGGCACTGTACCGAAGGGATGTGTTGTGTCTTATCAACAACCTACTATTAGGGAAAACAGTAAGTTTTTATCCATAGATCAGAGGGATACCCTACCTGTCCTACCAGCAAAGCTGCTTGATCCCTTATGTAGCCATGTTCTTCCACGCTCACAGGCTAATGTACTTGATTCATTAAAGGTATCATTAGAGCAGGCATCCAACGTTGAGCGGGAAACAAAAGACCAATCTCAAAATCCATTTTGGCATGAGCTGAGAAAGCGGCGGCTCACTGCCTcaaaatttaagcaaatttGTTCAAGAAAAAGTGATTATGAGGGTCTGGTAACTCAgcttaaaaagaaaactgttcaGACTGCTGCCATGAAGTATGGCCTTGAACATGAAAGTGAGGCAGCACAGTCATATGTCAACACCAGGTTTGTCAATGTATACCGAACAGGATTTGTTATTAATCCAGGCTGTCCCTTTTTAGGAGCAAGCCCTGATTTTCTTGTCTATGACCCAACACACAATGAGGTATTTGGATTGCTTGAAATTAAGTGTCCCCAGTGTGAGTCATGCAGAGATGCCAAGTATTTAAAGattgttaacccattgaaaaATTCGCGTGCCGTGTGTGTGATGTGTAAGAAACTTGGAAAATTTGCGAGGTTTTGCAGTGGAAAGCGAGCGTCaaaaataaaccatatgcgcagtaaatgtacacaagatactgagttctag
- the LOC138042120 gene encoding tetratricopeptide repeat protein 28-like: protein MVDRKMHDLERHMQELSIAKKEGDRQGEGLACFKLGRYYQGAADFNQAITNYTRASAIFKEIGFRAGEGGAYGNLGNSYQSLGDVKQAIVYHNQHLSIAKELGDRAGEGRAYGNLAIAFQSLGDVKQAIVYHNQDLSIAKELGDRAGEGGAYGNLGIAYDSLGDVKQAIVYHNQGLSIAKELGDRAGEGRAYGNLGNAFQSLGDVKQAIVYHNQHLSIAKELGDRAGEGGAYGNLGNAYRSLGDVKQAIVYHNQHLSIAKEMGDRAGEGRAYGNLGNAYRSLGDVKQAIVYHNQHLSIAKEMGDRAGEGRAYGNLGNAFQSLGDVKQAIVYHNQDLSIAKEIGDRAGQGRTYGNLGNAFQSLGDVKQAIVYHNQDLSIAKEIGDRAGEGGAYGNLGIAYDSLGDVKQAIVYHNQHLSIAKEIGDRAGEGRAYGNLGNAFRSLGDVKQAIVYHNQRLSIAKEIGDQAGEGRAYGNLGNAYQSLGDVKQAIVYHNQDLSIAKEIGDRAGEGRAYGNLGNAYGSLGDVKQAIVYHNQDLSIAKEIGDRAGEGGAYGNLGNAYRSLGDVKQAIVYHNQHLSIAKEIGDRAGEGKAYGNLGNAYRSLGDVKQAIVYHNQDLSIAKEIGDRAGEGGAYGNLGNAYRSLGDVKQAIVYHNHYLSIAKEIGDRAGEGRAYGNLGNAFQSLGDVKQAIVYHNQDLSIAKEIGDRAGEGRAYGHLGIAFQILGDVKQAIVYHNQDLSIAKEIGDRAGEGGAYANLGIAYGSLGDVKQAIVYHNQGLSIAKELEDRAGEGIAYGNLGNAYRSLGDVKQAIVYHNQHLSIAKEVGDTIGQAKACYCIGVVHECLDSLMKALNYYRLSIHYFEETRRLLQSEDAWKISFRDTNGFAYTALWTALLKNGEVDEALDAAEQGRAQALADILKMKYGIDEKHTCTMKVTMSLVINDLPSQTVFTALKGNMISFWLLREDIGIIFRQRKIKKGSACSLMKSTFKEINVGTVVRCENRSLNRKPSNFSSSGEAVEQTVQSLSFSVHSLQPLYDVLVSPIADLLEGDDLVFVPDGHFCLAPFPALSDSVRIRAIPSLTTLKLITSSPDDFQSKNEALLVGDPCLKEVTYGTGEAMYAQLPCAKKEVDMIGELLQTVPLTGKDATKADVLKRMESVALIHIAAHGDDNFGEIALAPNPERKSQIPEEEDYMLLLSDVHAVRLQARLVVLSCCHSGQGELKSEGIVGIARAFLCAGARSVLVSLWAIDDDATLMFMKSFYQHLAHRKSASTALHQAMRSLRETKNYSAIKYWAPFVLIGDDVTFEFGQPEHEKNETMSKT, encoded by the exons ATGGTGGATAGAAAAATGCACGATTTGGAGAGGCACATGCAAGAGCTTAGCATCGCAAAAAAGGAGGGAGACAGACAAGGCGAGGGTTTGGCTTGTTTCAAACTCGGTAGATACTATCAGGGTGCAGCTGACTTTAATCAAGCCATAACAAATTACACACGAGCATCAGCCATTTTTAAGGAAATAGGTTTCAGAgcaggagaaggaggagcctatggcaatctcggcaattcttatcaaagtcttggtgatgttaagcaagccatagtctaccacaatcaacatcttagtattgccaaagagtTAGGAGACCGGgcaggagaaggaagagcctatggcaatctcgccattgcttttcaaagtcttggtgatgttaagcaagccatagtctaccacaatcaagatcttagtattgccaaagagtTAGGAGACCGGgcaggagaaggaggagcctatggcaatctcggcatcgcttatgacagtcttggtgatgttaagcaagccatagtctaccacaatcaaggtcttagtattgccaaagagtTAGGAGACCGGgcaggagaaggaagagcctatggcaatctcggcaatgcttttcaaagtcttggtgatgttaagcaagccatagtctaccacaatcaacatcttagtattgccaaagagtTAGGAGACCGGgcaggagaaggaggagcctatggcaatctcggcaatgcttatcgaagtcttggtgatgttaagcaagccatagtctaccacaatcaacatcttagtattgccaaagagaTGGGAGACCGGgcaggagaaggaagagcctatggcaatctcggcaatgcttatcgaagtcttggtgatgttaagcaagccatagtctaccacaatcaacatcttagtattgccaaagagaTGGGAGACCGGgcaggagaaggaagagcctatggcaatctcggcaatgcttttcaaagtcttggtgatgttaagcaagccatagtctaccacaatcaagatcttagtattgccaaagagaTAGGAGACCGGGCAGGACAAGGAAGaacctatggcaatctcggcaatgcttttcaaagtcttggtgatgttaagcaagccatagtctaccacaatcaagatcttagtattgccaaagagaTAGGAGACCGGgcaggagaaggaggagcctatggcaatctcggcatcgcttatgacagtcttggtgatgttaagcaagccatagtctaccacaatcaacatcttagtattgccaaagagaTAGGAGACCGGgcaggagaaggaagagcctatggcaatctcggcaatgcttttcgaagtcttggtgatgttaagcaagccatagtctaccacaatcaacgtcttagtattgccaaagagaTAGGAGACCAGgcaggagaaggaagagcctatggcaatctcggcaatgcttatcaaagtcttggtgatgttaagcaagccatagtctaccacaatcaagatcttagtattgccaaagagaTAGGAGACCGGgcaggagaaggaagagcctatggcaatcttggcaatgCTTATGGAAGTCTTGGTGatgttaagcaagccatagtgtaccacaatcaagatcttagtattgccaaagagaTAGGAGACCGGgcaggagaaggaggagcctatggcaatctcggcaatgcttatcgaagtcttggtgatgttaagcaagccatagtctaccacaatcaacatcttagtattgccaaagagaTAGGAGACCGGGcaggagaaggaaaagcctatggcaatcttggcaatgcttatcgaagtcttggtgatgttaagcaagccatagtctaccacaatcaagatcttagtattgccaaagagaTAGGAGACCGGgcaggagaaggaggagcctatggcaatctcggcaatgcttatcgaagtcttggtgatgttaagcaagccatagtctaccacaatcattatcttagtattgccaaagagaTAGGAGACCGGgcaggagaaggaagagcctatggcaatctcggcaatgcttttcaaagtcttggtgatgttaagcaagccatagtctaccacaatcaagatcttagtattgccaaagaaATAGGAGACCGGgcaggagaaggaagagcctatggccaTCTCGGCATTGCTTTTCAAATTCTTGGTGatgttaagcaagccatagtctaccacaatcaagatcttagtattgccaaagagaTAGGAGACCGGgcaggagaaggaggagcctatgCCAATCTTGGCATCGCTTATGGCAGTCTTGGTGatgttaagcaagccatagtctaccacaatcaaggtcttagtattgccaaagagtTAGAAGACCGGGCAGGAGAAGGAatagcctatggcaatctcggcaatgcttatcgaagtcttggtgatgttaagcaagccatagtctaccacaatcaacatcttagtattgccaaagaggtaggggacacaATAGGGCAGGCCAAGGCGTGTTATTGTATAGGTGTTGTTCATGAATGTTTGGACTCCTTGATGAAAGCTCTCAACTACTATCGTCTAAGCATTCAttattttgaagaaacaaggcgtcttcttcagtcagagGATGCATGGAAAATTAGCTTTCGTGACACAAATGGGTTTGCGTACACTGCTCTGTGGACAGCActcttgaagaatggagaggttgatgaggcTTTGGATGCTGCTGAGCAAGGGAGAGCACAGGCTTTGGCAGATATTTTGAAGATGAAATACGGCATTGATgagaaacatacatgtacgaTGAAGGTAACTATGTCTTTGGTTATAAACgatctaccttcacaaactgttttcacagcacttAAAGGGAACATGATTAGCTTCTGGTTGCTAAGAGAAGATATTGGGATAATTTTtagacaaaggaaaatcaaaaaagGAAGTGCCTGCTCTTTGATGAAAAGTACTTTTAAAGAGATTAATGTGGGGACAGTTGTACGATGTGAGAATCGTTCACTTAATAGAAAGCCCAGCAACTTCTCAAGCAGTGGGGAAGCTGTTGAACAAACCGTTCAGTCCTTGAGCTTCTCTGTGCACTCTTTGCAGCCgttgtatgatgtcttagtAAGTCCTATTGCAGACTTGCTCGAGGGTGATGACTTagtctttgttcctgatgggcacttttgcctggctccttttcctgcattgagtgactctgtcaggatccgtgcAATTCCCTCGCTGACCACTTTAAAATTGATCACCAGTTCACCTGACGACTTCCAAAGTAAGAATGAAGCGCTGCTTGTGGGCGATCCGTGCTTGAAGGAAGTCACTTATGGCACCGGTGAAGCCATGTATGCACAGCTGCCATGTGCGAAAAAAGAGGTGGATatgattggagaacttctgcagaccgtgcctcttacaggaaaaGATGCAACCAAAGCTGACGTGCTGAAAAGAATGGAGtcagttgctttaatccacattgctgcacatggTGATGACAActttggagaaattgctttggccccaaaCCCAGAACGCAAATCCCAGATCCCTgaagaggaagattacatgttattGTTGAGTGATGTTCACGCAGTTCGTCTtcaggcaagactggttgtgctgagttgctgtcatagtggccagggagagctaaaatctgagggtattgtgggaatagccagggctttcctgtgtgctggtgcccggtctgttctTGTGTCTCTCTGGGCAATTGACGACGACGCGACCTTGATGTTCATGAAGAGCTTCTACCAACACTTGGCAcatagaaaaagtgcaagtacaGCTCTTCACCAAGCTATGAGATCTCTTCGGGAGACAAAGAATTATTCCGCCAtaaaatactgggcgccatttgtgctaattggTGATGATGTCACCTTTGAATTTGGGCAACCCGAAcacgaaaagaatg aaacGATGTCCAAAACGTGA